In Halobaculum magnesiiphilum, the following proteins share a genomic window:
- a CDS encoding 50S ribosomal protein L5, which translates to MSEADADFHEMREPRIEKVVVHMGVGQGGRELANGEEILEEITGQETVRTTAKRAIGEFDIRPGDPIGAKVTLRGEDADEFLETALELADLSASQFDDTGNVSFGVAEHTEFPSQEYDPQIGIYGLDVTVTITRPGYRVSKRDKVTRSIPTGHRMDVDDAVAFLEREFDVEVTA; encoded by the coding sequence ATGAGCGAGGCTGACGCGGACTTCCACGAGATGCGCGAACCGCGCATCGAGAAGGTCGTCGTCCACATGGGCGTCGGTCAGGGCGGTCGCGAGCTCGCCAACGGCGAGGAGATCCTCGAGGAGATCACCGGCCAGGAGACGGTTCGCACGACGGCCAAGCGCGCCATCGGCGAGTTCGACATCCGACCCGGCGACCCCATCGGGGCGAAGGTCACCCTGCGCGGCGAGGACGCCGACGAGTTCCTCGAGACCGCGCTGGAGCTGGCCGACCTCTCGGCTTCGCAGTTCGACGACACGGGCAACGTGAGCTTCGGCGTGGCCGAGCACACGGAGTTCCCGAGTCAGGAGTACGACCCGCAGATCGGCATCTACGGACTCGACGTCACCGTGACCATCACGCGACCGGGCTACCGCGTCTCCAAGCGGGACAAGGTCACCCGGTCGATCCCGACCGGTCACCGGATGGACGTCGACGACGCCGTCGCGTTCCTCGAACGCGAGTTCGACGTGGAGGTCACAGCATGA
- a CDS encoding 30S ribosomal protein S4e, with translation MSNHQKRLSAPNSWPIERKEETFTVKAGAGPHGESGVPLLIVLRDVLGYVDSRKEARYALDHGSVLVNGKAVSDEARPVGMFDILAFAEREEYYRVFPGEGGRLSLTPIDEEAASSRLGKVAGKTQVAGGNFQYTLHDGTTLVSEDGSYAGGDSLVVDNDTKEVVAHFPYEEGALVTAVAGAHAGEIGEIDEITVTAGSGDNAVSVTQDEGDFETVEEYVVVIDENFVGDDE, from the coding sequence ATGAGTAACCACCAGAAGCGACTGTCGGCCCCGAACTCGTGGCCGATCGAGCGGAAAGAGGAGACGTTCACCGTGAAGGCGGGCGCGGGCCCGCACGGCGAGTCCGGCGTGCCCCTGCTCATCGTCCTTCGGGACGTGCTCGGGTACGTCGACTCCCGGAAGGAGGCGCGCTACGCGCTCGATCACGGATCCGTGCTCGTCAACGGCAAGGCGGTGTCCGACGAGGCCCGCCCGGTCGGGATGTTCGACATCCTGGCCTTTGCCGAGCGCGAGGAGTACTACCGCGTGTTCCCCGGCGAGGGCGGTCGGCTCTCGCTGACGCCCATCGACGAGGAGGCCGCCTCCTCGCGCCTGGGGAAGGTCGCGGGCAAGACGCAGGTCGCCGGCGGCAACTTCCAGTACACGCTCCACGACGGGACGACCCTCGTGAGCGAGGACGGGAGCTACGCCGGCGGCGACTCGCTGGTCGTCGACAACGACACCAAGGAGGTCGTCGCGCACTTCCCCTACGAGGAGGGCGCGCTCGTCACCGCCGTCGCCGGCGCGCACGCCGGCGAGATCGGCGAGATCGACGAGATCACCGTCACCGCCGGCTCCGGCGACAACGCCGTGAGCGTCACGCAGGACGAGGGCGACTTCGAGACGGTCGAGGAGTACGTCGTCGTTATCGACGAGAACTTCGTGGGTGATGACGAATGA
- the rplX gene encoding 50S ribosomal protein L24 — translation MSEQPHKQRTRTRDAPLHERQKFVRATLSEELREEYGQRNVRVNAGDTVEVMRGDFAGEEGEVLEVDLRESAIHVEDVTVEKADGEETPRPLDTSNVRVVDLDLEDDRREARLESDEEAA, via the coding sequence ATGAGCGAACAACCGCACAAACAGCGCACACGGACCCGAGACGCGCCGCTCCACGAGCGGCAGAAGTTCGTCCGCGCCACCCTCTCGGAGGAGCTCCGGGAGGAGTACGGCCAGCGGAACGTCCGCGTCAACGCGGGCGACACCGTCGAGGTCATGCGCGGCGACTTCGCGGGCGAGGAGGGTGAGGTGCTCGAGGTGGATCTCCGCGAGTCGGCGATCCACGTCGAGGACGTCACCGTCGAGAAGGCCGATGGGGAGGAGACCCCGCGCCCGCTCGACACCTCGAACGTGCGCGTCGTCGACCTGGACCTCGAGGACGACCGCCGGGAGGCGCGTCTGGAGTCCGACGAGGAGGCTGCATAA
- a CDS encoding 50S ribosomal protein L14, whose protein sequence is MEALKADVTQGLEKGSLIACADNTGARELKVISVSGYSGTKNRHPKAGVADKVTVSVTKGTPEMRRQVLEAVIVRQRKSIRRPNGTRVKFADNAAVVIDDMEEPRGTEIKGPIAREVAERFGSIASTATQIV, encoded by the coding sequence ATGGAGGCTCTCAAGGCCGACGTCACGCAGGGCCTGGAGAAGGGCTCCCTGATCGCGTGCGCCGACAACACCGGCGCGCGTGAGCTGAAGGTCATCTCCGTCTCGGGCTACTCGGGCACGAAGAATCGCCACCCCAAAGCGGGCGTCGCCGACAAGGTCACCGTCTCGGTGACCAAGGGGACGCCGGAGATGCGGCGCCAGGTGCTGGAGGCCGTCATCGTCCGCCAGCGCAAATCCATCCGTCGACCGAACGGCACCCGCGTGAAGTTCGCGGACAACGCCGCCGTCGTCATCGACGACATGGAGGAGCCGCGCGGGACCGAGATCAAGGGTCCCATCGCGCGCGAGGTCGCCGAACGCTTCGGGAGCATCGCATCCACCGCGACTCAGATCGTATGA
- a CDS encoding 30S ribosomal protein S17, protein MAIGLNVTEPEEACSDENCPFHGSLSVRGQTLEGTVASTSMDKTVVVEREYDVFVPKYDRYMKRRSRVPAHLSPCLDVEEGDEVRIAETRPLSKTKSHVVVEQLDTDGDA, encoded by the coding sequence ATGGCAATCGGACTGAACGTAACAGAACCGGAGGAAGCCTGCTCCGACGAGAACTGCCCGTTCCACGGATCGCTTTCCGTGCGCGGACAGACGCTCGAGGGGACGGTCGCCTCCACATCGATGGACAAGACGGTCGTCGTCGAGCGCGAATACGACGTATTCGTGCCGAAGTACGACCGGTACATGAAACGACGAAGCCGCGTGCCGGCGCACCTGTCGCCCTGCCTCGACGTCGAGGAGGGGGACGAGGTTCGCATCGCCGAGACGCGGCCGCTGTCGAAGACGAAGAGTCACGTCGTGGTCGAGCAGCTCGACACGGACGGTGATGCCTGA
- a CDS encoding ribonuclease P protein subunit translates to MALTPETLTRHELRGLPVRVAAAASDAHVGLAGVVVSESMRTITVRTARGDKQVPKEGTTFRFALSAQESGDGVGRRHTEPIDEAAGDRKAPGSAFELPSPDFPTLAGKRGQYDTTGVRTGQSDGCEDAVSVTVDGARLLSRPAFRTERAGDH, encoded by the coding sequence ATGGCACTGACCCCCGAGACGCTCACGCGACACGAACTCCGCGGCCTCCCGGTACGGGTGGCCGCCGCCGCCAGCGACGCCCACGTCGGGCTCGCCGGCGTCGTCGTGTCCGAGAGCATGCGCACCATCACGGTGCGCACCGCTCGGGGGGACAAACAGGTGCCGAAGGAGGGGACGACGTTCCGGTTCGCCCTCTCCGCGCAGGAATCGGGAGACGGCGTGGGCCGCCGTCACACCGAGCCCATAGATGAAGCCGCGGGGGACCGCAAGGCCCCCGGGTCCGCGTTCGAACTTCCGTCGCCCGACTTCCCCACACTGGCCGGGAAGCGCGGGCAGTACGATACTACCGGCGTCAGAACCGGTCAGTCGGACGGTTGCGAGGACGCGGTCTCCGTTACGGTGGATGGGGCCAGACTGCTCTCACGACCCGCCTTCCGCACGGAACGTGCGGGTGATCACTAA
- the rpmC gene encoding 50S ribosomal protein L29 has translation MAILHTQEIRDMTPAEREAELEELETELLNAKAVQAAGGAPENPGRVGELKRTIARIKTIQREEGDLDDTDE, from the coding sequence ATGGCGATCCTCCACACCCAGGAGATCCGCGACATGACGCCCGCCGAGCGCGAGGCCGAGCTGGAGGAGCTCGAGACCGAGCTCCTCAACGCGAAGGCCGTGCAGGCGGCCGGCGGCGCCCCGGAGAACCCGGGTCGCGTCGGCGAGCTGAAGCGCACGATCGCGCGGATCAAGACGATCCAGCGCGAGGAAGGCGACCTGGACGACACCGACGAATAA
- a CDS encoding 30S ribosomal protein S3, which translates to MADEHQFIEDGLQRSQINEFFEDELGRAGYGGMEVAKTPMGTQIVLKAEKPGMVIGKGGKNIRKVTTELEERFDMDDPQIDVQEVDEPDLNAKIVADRLANALERGWYFRRAGHTTIDRIMDAGALGAEIVLSGKVTGARSRVEKFNRGYIKHNGEPAEDVVDEGQGVAVMKLGTIGVTVKIIPPGAELPDDFEIAEDADAPEVEQAAASDEGVEDLLADVDDEEVPEADEGEGDFEEPEIPEGEPEEVIDEEVVEEVIEADETADGDAAETAEPEEEEPELDDLDEDVEAEAEDLVAEMEDEEADADDGEEE; encoded by the coding sequence ATGGCGGACGAGCACCAGTTCATCGAGGACGGGCTCCAGCGGAGCCAGATCAACGAGTTCTTCGAGGACGAGCTCGGTCGCGCCGGCTACGGCGGGATGGAGGTCGCGAAGACGCCCATGGGCACCCAGATCGTGCTCAAGGCCGAGAAGCCCGGCATGGTGATCGGCAAGGGCGGGAAGAACATCCGCAAGGTGACCACCGAGCTCGAGGAGCGCTTCGACATGGACGACCCGCAGATCGACGTGCAGGAGGTCGACGAACCCGACCTCAACGCGAAGATCGTCGCGGACCGTCTCGCGAACGCCCTCGAGCGCGGCTGGTACTTCCGCCGCGCGGGCCACACGACCATCGACCGGATCATGGACGCGGGCGCGCTGGGCGCCGAGATCGTCCTCTCCGGGAAGGTCACGGGCGCCCGCTCGCGCGTGGAGAAGTTCAACCGCGGCTACATCAAGCACAACGGCGAACCCGCCGAGGACGTCGTCGACGAGGGCCAGGGCGTCGCGGTCATGAAGCTCGGCACCATCGGCGTCACCGTCAAGATCATCCCGCCGGGCGCTGAGCTGCCCGACGACTTCGAGATCGCCGAGGACGCCGACGCGCCCGAGGTCGAGCAGGCGGCCGCGTCCGACGAGGGCGTCGAGGACCTGCTGGCCGACGTGGACGACGAGGAGGTCCCGGAGGCCGACGAGGGCGAGGGCGACTTCGAGGAGCCGGAGATCCCCGAGGGCGAGCCCGAGGAGGTCATCGACGAGGAGGTCGTCGAGGAGGTCATCGAGGCCGACGAGACCGCCGACGGCGACGCGGCCGAGACGGCCGAGCCCGAAGAGGAGGAGCCCGAGCTCGACGACCTCGACGAGGACGTCGAGGCCGAGGCCGAGGACCTCGTCGCGGAGATGGAAGACGAGGAAGCCGACGCGGACGACGGGGAGGAGGAGTAA
- a CDS encoding 50S ribosomal protein L22: MGISYSVDADPETTAKGMLRERQISFKHSKAIARELKGETVADAEEYLHAVIDGERSVPFRKHNSGVGHRSDIDGWDAGRYPEKASKDFLKLLENVKHNADEQGFDGESMTIKHVAAHKVGEQQGRKPRAMGRASAWNTPQVDVEMIIEEDE; this comes from the coding sequence ATGGGAATCAGCTACAGCGTCGACGCCGACCCGGAGACCACCGCCAAGGGGATGCTCCGCGAGCGGCAGATCAGCTTCAAGCACAGCAAGGCCATCGCCCGCGAACTGAAGGGCGAGACGGTCGCCGACGCCGAGGAGTACCTGCATGCGGTCATCGACGGGGAGCGCTCCGTCCCGTTCCGCAAGCACAACTCCGGCGTCGGTCACCGTTCGGACATCGACGGCTGGGACGCCGGTCGCTACCCCGAGAAGGCCTCCAAGGACTTCCTGAAGCTCCTTGAGAACGTCAAACACAACGCCGACGAGCAGGGGTTCGACGGCGAGTCGATGACGATCAAACACGTCGCCGCCCACAAGGTCGGCGAGCAGCAGGGCCGCAAGCCCCGAGCGATGGGTCGCGCAAGCGCCTGGAACACCCCGCAAGTGGACGTCGAAATGATCATCGAGGAGGACGAGTAA
- a CDS encoding 30S ribosomal protein S19, whose product MSSEYRTGREGEFTYRGHTLDELQAMELDEVKALLPARARRTIDRGLGIQQQKLLESAEDATEEETANDPIRTHVRDMPILPSFVGLTFEVYDGSHFERVRVEPEMIGHYLGEFNLTRNSVEHGQAGIGATRSSKFVPLK is encoded by the coding sequence ATGAGTTCGGAATACCGCACCGGTCGCGAGGGTGAGTTCACCTACCGCGGCCACACGCTCGACGAGCTGCAGGCAATGGAGCTCGACGAGGTCAAAGCACTGCTTCCCGCCCGCGCGCGGCGAACCATCGACCGAGGACTCGGTATCCAGCAGCAGAAGCTGCTGGAGAGCGCCGAGGACGCCACGGAAGAGGAGACGGCGAACGACCCGATCCGGACGCACGTCCGGGACATGCCGATCCTGCCGTCGTTCGTCGGCCTCACGTTCGAGGTGTACGACGGAAGTCACTTCGAGCGCGTCAGGGTGGAGCCCGAGATGATCGGGCACTACCTGGGCGAGTTCAACCTGACTCGCAATTCCGTGGAACACGGTCAGGCCGGCATCGGCGCGACCCGGTCCTCGAAGTTCGTGCCCCTCAAGTAA
- a CDS encoding 50S ribosomal protein L2, whose translation MGRRIQGQRRGRGSSTFRAPSHRYKSDKQHKKIAEDEADTVHGEVVGIEHDPARSAPLADVEFEDGDRRLVLAPEGITVGETLSVGVSAEIKPGNTLPIAEIPEGVPVCNVESKPGDGGKFARASGVNATLLTHDRDVAVVQLPSGEVKRLNPDCRATIGVVAGGGRTEKPFVKAGKKHHKMRSRGTKYPRVRGVAMNAVDHPFGGGGRQHPGQPKSVSRNAPPGRKVGDIASKRTGRGGNN comes from the coding sequence ATGGGACGTAGAATTCAGGGACAACGACGCGGTCGCGGCAGCTCGACGTTCCGAGCCCCGTCGCACCGCTACAAGTCGGACAAACAGCACAAGAAGATCGCGGAGGACGAGGCGGACACCGTCCACGGCGAGGTCGTCGGCATCGAGCACGACCCCGCCCGCTCGGCCCCGCTCGCGGACGTCGAGTTCGAGGACGGCGACCGCCGTCTCGTGCTCGCGCCCGAGGGCATCACGGTCGGCGAGACGCTGTCGGTCGGCGTCTCCGCGGAGATCAAGCCCGGCAACACGCTCCCCATCGCGGAGATCCCCGAGGGGGTGCCGGTGTGCAACGTCGAGTCCAAGCCCGGCGACGGCGGCAAGTTCGCCCGCGCCTCGGGCGTCAACGCGACGCTGCTCACCCACGACCGCGACGTGGCGGTCGTCCAGCTCCCCTCCGGGGAGGTCAAGCGGCTCAACCCCGACTGTCGCGCGACCATCGGCGTGGTCGCGGGCGGCGGTCGCACGGAGAAGCCGTTCGTGAAGGCCGGAAAGAAGCACCACAAGATGCGGAGTCGCGGGACGAAGTACCCGCGCGTCCGTGGCGTCGCGATGAACGCCGTCGACCACCCGTTCGGTGGCGGCGGCCGCCAGCACCCCGGACAGCCGAAGTCCGTCTCGCGGAACGCTCCGCCGGGCCGGAAGGTCGGCGACATCGCCTCCAAGCGGACGGGCCGCGGAGGGAACAACTAA
- a CDS encoding 50S ribosomal protein L23, whose protein sequence is MSSVIHHPLVTEKAMDEMDFQNKLQFIVDVDAAKPEIAEAVAAQFDVGVESVRTQVTPQGKKKATVELDEDSDAQEVASRIGVF, encoded by the coding sequence ATGAGTTCGGTCATCCACCACCCGCTCGTCACCGAGAAGGCGATGGACGAGATGGACTTCCAGAACAAGCTCCAGTTCATCGTCGACGTGGACGCCGCCAAACCCGAGATCGCCGAGGCCGTCGCCGCGCAGTTCGACGTCGGCGTCGAGTCGGTCCGGACGCAGGTGACCCCGCAGGGGAAGAAGAAGGCGACCGTCGAACTCGACGAGGACAGCGACGCACAGGAAGTCGCCTCCCGGATCGGGGTGTTCTGA
- the rpl4p gene encoding 50S ribosomal protein L4: MNTTVRDLNGDESGEIDLPGVFETEFRSDLIRRAVVAAQANRKQAYGADEFAGLRTPAESFGSGRGMAHVPRQNGQGRRVPQTVKGRKAHPPKAEKDQTKKVNDKERKLATRSAIAATADAELVAERGHAFDEDTELPLVVSDEFEDLVKTKEVVSFLEAVGIADDIERADEGRSIRAGRGTTRGRKTQEPKSVLFVTSEEPSKAARNLAGADVATGREVSVEDLAPGTHAGRLTVFTESALEEVAER; the protein is encoded by the coding sequence ATGAACACAACAGTACGCGACCTGAACGGCGACGAGAGCGGGGAGATCGACCTCCCCGGCGTCTTCGAGACGGAGTTCCGCTCGGACCTGATCCGGCGGGCCGTCGTCGCCGCGCAGGCAAACCGGAAACAGGCGTACGGCGCCGACGAGTTCGCCGGCCTCCGCACACCCGCGGAGTCGTTCGGCTCCGGCCGCGGTATGGCCCACGTGCCCCGACAGAACGGGCAGGGTCGCCGCGTCCCGCAGACCGTCAAGGGTCGCAAGGCCCACCCGCCGAAGGCCGAGAAGGACCAGACCAAGAAGGTGAACGACAAGGAGCGCAAGCTCGCGACGCGGTCGGCCATCGCGGCCACCGCCGACGCCGAGCTGGTCGCCGAGCGCGGCCACGCCTTCGACGAGGACACCGAGCTCCCGCTCGTCGTCTCCGACGAGTTCGAGGACCTCGTGAAGACGAAGGAGGTCGTCTCCTTCCTCGAGGCCGTCGGAATCGCCGACGACATCGAGCGCGCCGACGAGGGGCGCTCGATCCGCGCCGGCCGCGGCACGACCCGCGGGCGAAAGACCCAGGAGCCGAAGTCGGTCCTGTTCGTCACCAGCGAGGAGCCGTCGAAGGCGGCGCGCAACCTCGCCGGCGCCGACGTGGCGACCGGCCGCGAGGTGAGCGTCGAGGACCTTGCGCCCGGCACCCACGCCGGTCGCCTGACGGTCTTCACCGAGAGCGCGCTGGAGGAGGTGGCCGAGCGATGA
- a CDS encoding 50S ribosomal protein L3 has product MPQPSRPRKGSLGFGPRKRASSEVPRIRSWPEDDGAAGVQGFAGYKAGMTHVVMVNDESDSPREGMEESVPVTVVEVPPMRAAALRAYEDTPYGQKPVTEVWATEFHEELDRTLDLPAENTFEEDAEELRELVDDGVVDDLRFITHTEPAALSNVPKKKPDVMETRVGGGSLGERLDYGLDLLEDGGEHEFGDVFRAGEYTDVSGVTKGKGTQGPVKRWGVQKRKGKHARQGWRRRIGNLGPWNPSRVRSTVPQQGQTGYHQRTELNKRLIDFGEGDDASVEGGFKGYGEVDGHYALVKGSLPGPSKRLLRFRPAIRPNDQPRLDPEVRYVSTASNQG; this is encoded by the coding sequence ATGCCACAACCAAGCAGACCACGCAAGGGTTCGCTGGGCTTCGGCCCGCGCAAGCGCGCGAGCAGCGAAGTCCCCCGCATCCGCTCGTGGCCCGAGGACGACGGCGCGGCCGGCGTCCAGGGCTTCGCGGGCTACAAGGCGGGCATGACCCACGTCGTCATGGTGAACGACGAATCCGACTCCCCGCGCGAGGGGATGGAGGAGTCCGTTCCCGTGACGGTCGTGGAGGTGCCCCCCATGCGGGCGGCCGCCCTGCGAGCCTACGAGGACACGCCGTACGGACAGAAGCCGGTCACCGAAGTGTGGGCCACCGAGTTCCACGAGGAGCTCGACCGCACGCTCGACCTGCCGGCGGAGAACACCTTCGAGGAGGACGCCGAGGAGCTGCGCGAGCTGGTCGACGACGGCGTCGTCGACGACCTCCGGTTCATCACCCACACCGAGCCGGCCGCGCTCTCGAACGTCCCCAAGAAGAAGCCCGACGTGATGGAGACCCGTGTCGGCGGCGGCTCCCTCGGGGAGCGCCTCGACTACGGGCTCGACCTGCTGGAGGACGGCGGCGAACACGAGTTCGGCGACGTCTTCCGTGCGGGCGAGTACACCGACGTCTCCGGCGTCACGAAGGGGAAGGGCACCCAGGGCCCCGTCAAGCGCTGGGGCGTCCAGAAGCGGAAGGGCAAGCACGCGCGACAGGGCTGGCGGCGCCGGATCGGTAACCTCGGCCCGTGGAACCCCTCGCGCGTTCGCTCGACCGTGCCCCAGCAGGGACAGACCGGCTACCACCAGCGCACGGAGCTCAACAAGCGGCTCATCGACTTCGGCGAGGGCGACGACGCCTCCGTCGAGGGCGGCTTCAAGGGCTACGGCGAGGTGGACGGCCACTACGCGCTCGTGAAGGGCTCGCTGCCGGGTCCCTCCAAGCGCCTCCTGCGGTTCCGCCCGGCCATCCGGCCGAACGACCAGCCGCGCCTCGACCCCGAGGTGCGCTACGTCTCCACCGCATCGAACCAAGGATAA
- a CDS encoding RNA methyltransferase — protein sequence MNGTTLDVLVPSSLVREAEDGREATRKLGYVARAATVFRADRLVVFPDREGERRRGGEYVRTVLEYCATPAYLRREVWGKREELRHAGVLPPMRPARSGPDGSELREGIVTEVGPEGRVRVNCGTQHPISLHASPGREYVEGERVTVRVSSREPVRARLTDDPAPGFRVTGAALEDALADAELAVATSRHGRELSVSGLADVRARMRDTHVAVAFGSPGRGLPAILGMDTEDVPVDPDATDGSGFDLWLNAIPRQGSEVVRTEEAIFAALSPLTLTE from the coding sequence ATGAACGGAACGACGCTCGACGTGCTCGTTCCGTCGTCGCTCGTCCGGGAGGCCGAGGACGGCCGCGAGGCCACGCGAAAACTCGGTTACGTCGCCCGCGCGGCGACGGTCTTCCGGGCGGACCGGTTGGTCGTCTTCCCGGACCGGGAAGGCGAACGCCGCAGAGGCGGCGAGTACGTCCGAACCGTGCTGGAGTACTGCGCGACCCCCGCCTACCTCCGTCGGGAGGTGTGGGGGAAACGCGAGGAACTCCGGCACGCCGGCGTGCTCCCGCCGATGCGGCCCGCTCGCTCCGGCCCCGACGGGTCGGAACTACGAGAGGGAATCGTGACCGAGGTCGGACCTGAAGGCCGCGTTCGGGTCAATTGCGGAACGCAACACCCGATCTCCCTGCACGCGTCTCCCGGACGGGAGTACGTGGAGGGGGAGCGCGTCACCGTCAGGGTCTCTTCGAGAGAACCGGTCCGTGCCCGCCTCACCGACGACCCCGCACCGGGGTTTCGGGTGACGGGCGCGGCCTTGGAGGACGCCCTCGCCGACGCCGAACTCGCCGTCGCCACGTCGCGACACGGACGCGAACTGTCCGTGTCCGGCCTGGCCGACGTGCGTGCACGCATGCGCGACACACACGTCGCCGTCGCGTTCGGCTCGCCCGGCAGGGGGCTCCCGGCCATCCTCGGCATGGACACCGAGGATGTCCCGGTCGACCCCGACGCCACGGACGGCTCGGGGTTCGACCTCTGGCTGAACGCGATTCCGCGACAGGGCAGCGAGGTGGTGCGGACCGAAGAGGCGATCTTCGCCGCGCTCTCGCCGCTCACACTCACGGAGTAA
- a CDS encoding CBS domain-containing protein, whose translation MDDLDDVFVAQVMSESLYTVTPDTLVEEAAKGMMERGIGSVIVVDDDGTLRGILTNTDFVQIVAERQPKDQTPVSEYMSTNLVTADPGDSLADVAATMLEHRFHHMPVTDGESGVVGVVSTTDLTAYVSNLPA comes from the coding sequence ATGGACGATCTAGACGATGTCTTCGTCGCGCAGGTGATGTCCGAGAGCCTCTACACCGTCACCCCCGACACGCTGGTCGAGGAGGCGGCGAAGGGGATGATGGAGCGCGGGATCGGCTCGGTGATCGTCGTCGACGACGACGGGACCCTCCGCGGGATCCTCACGAACACCGACTTCGTGCAGATCGTCGCCGAGCGACAACCGAAGGACCAGACCCCGGTCTCCGAGTACATGAGCACGAACCTGGTCACCGCCGACCCCGGCGACTCGCTGGCGGACGTGGCCGCGACGATGCTGGAGCACCGGTTCCACCACATGCCCGTCACCGACGGCGAGAGCGGCGTCGTCGGCGTCGTCTCGACGACAGATCTGACGGCATACGTCTCGAACCTCCCGGCGTAG
- a CDS encoding MTH1187 family thiamine-binding protein: MTVIAMLSVAPVVEGSMAGAVADAVDALDEFDVDYETNPMGTVIEADEIEEVMAAATAAHNAVDGDRVSTFLKIDDKRTRDQRAREKVDAVERELGRPARTDPD, encoded by the coding sequence ATGACCGTCATCGCGATGTTGAGCGTCGCGCCGGTCGTCGAGGGGAGCATGGCGGGAGCGGTCGCCGACGCCGTCGACGCGCTCGACGAGTTCGACGTGGACTACGAGACGAACCCCATGGGCACCGTGATCGAGGCCGACGAGATCGAGGAGGTGATGGCCGCCGCGACGGCCGCGCACAACGCCGTCGACGGCGACCGCGTCTCCACGTTCCTCAAGATCGACGACAAGCGAACCCGCGACCAGCGCGCACGCGAGAAGGTCGACGCCGTCGAGCGCGAACTCGGCCGTCCCGCTCGGACCGACCCGGATTAA